From Camelina sativa cultivar DH55 chromosome 7, Cs, whole genome shotgun sequence, one genomic window encodes:
- the LOC104700876 gene encoding uncharacterized protein LOC104700876 translates to MDIDEMEENKQVKQHHVDTSRPFSSVKEAVAIFGQRIMLPIQTQTLNSKPASPIATRSISQAAKPRTPVASPSISQSAISVSPIASPSISQTTSLPSSPWKQHSLLPSSPQGPKEEIMDVLKKLEAEITETKTEVKMLKERESETEVALATLNAELHKNMSKMAKAEANAAGKSAAAMAKSVSFKEPKEKKSGEEERRKELTRRIQKEYPSLAQILESNKGNRDGYFVKTTKKKKKKPIIPLVADFFFFKKKESSTEISAPLYTTSSTLHF, encoded by the coding sequence ATGGATATAGAcgagatggaagaaaataaacaagTCAAACAACATCATGTCGATACATCTCGTCCTTTTAGCTCAGTTAAAGAAGCTGTTGCCATATTTGGCCAACGGATTATGCTACCGATACAAACTCAAACCTTAAACTCTAAACCGGCAAGTCCTATTGCTACTCGTAGCATCAGCCAGGCCGCTAAACCAAGAACTCCTGTTGCTAGTCCTAGCATCAGCCAGAGTGCTATATCGGTAAGTCCTATTGCTAGTCCTAGTATCAGCCAGACCACTTCTTTACCATCTTCTCCATGGAAGCAACACTCCTTGTTGCCCTCTTCTCCTCAAGGTCCAAAAGAAGAGATCATGGATGTTTTGAAGAAGCTTGAAGCTGAGATAACGGAAACAAAGACAGAGGTGAAGATGTTGAAGGAGAGAGAGTCAGAGACAGAGGTGGCTTTAGCTACTTTAAACGCCGAGCTACATAAGAACATGTCAAAGATGGCGAAAGCCGAGGCTAATGCAGCAGGGAAGAGCGCAGCAGCCATGGCCAAATCTGTGAGCTTCAAggaaccaaaagagaaaaaaagcggagaggaagagaggaggAAAGAGCTGACGAGGAGGATACAGAAAGAGTATCCTTCATTGGCTCAGATACTTGAGAGTAACAAAGGAAACAGAGATGGGTATTTTGTGAAGactacaaagaagaagaagaagaaacctatCATTCCGCTTGTGgcagatttctttttcttcaagaaGAAAGAATCTTCGACTGAAATATCTGCACCTCTTTACACTACCTCTTCCACCTTGCACTTTTAG